The Kiritimatiellia bacterium genome has a window encoding:
- a CDS encoding DUF481 domain-containing protein — protein MNRNAIGVLLAVAVGAGAAEPPPAGWSHTLSLGLNLSDGNTEVQRYNASWLSAWRGTSAELRLLADYNYGESSGVRDVDNARAETGLRRNLDAAWFVLANAGYQQDQVADVNYRWILSPGAGLRLLDRRTVRLTVEAGPAWLAEDVGGVRDRYWSLRVAERWELELGSGAKLWQSLEYLPAFDDLSDVLINAEFGAEAALNARVNLRLLVRDTYDRTPAAAREKNDVSVIGGLALKL, from the coding sequence ATGAACCGGAACGCCATAGGAGTTTTGCTCGCGGTCGCGGTCGGTGCCGGGGCCGCGGAGCCGCCACCGGCCGGCTGGAGCCACACGCTGAGCCTCGGCCTGAACCTCAGCGACGGCAACACCGAGGTGCAACGCTACAACGCCAGCTGGTTGAGCGCCTGGCGCGGCACCTCCGCTGAGCTCCGGCTGCTCGCCGACTACAACTATGGTGAGAGCTCGGGCGTCCGGGACGTGGACAACGCACGCGCGGAGACCGGCCTCCGCCGCAATCTGGATGCCGCATGGTTTGTGCTCGCGAACGCCGGCTACCAGCAGGACCAGGTCGCGGACGTGAACTACCGCTGGATTCTCTCGCCGGGCGCGGGCCTTCGCCTCCTCGACCGGAGAACCGTCCGGCTCACCGTTGAAGCCGGCCCCGCATGGCTCGCCGAAGATGTGGGCGGCGTGCGGGACCGGTACTGGAGCCTTCGGGTGGCGGAGCGATGGGAACTGGAGCTGGGCAGTGGCGCGAAGCTCTGGCAGTCGCTGGAATATCTGCCGGCGTTCGACGACTTGAGCGACGTCCTCATCAACGCGGAGTTCGGCGCAGAGGCGGCGCTGAACGCGCGGGTGAACCTCCGGCTCCTCGTACGGGACACCTATGACCGCACGCCGGCCGCAGCACGGGAAAAGAACGACGTCTCCGTCATCGGCGGCCTGGCGCTGAAGCTCTGA
- a CDS encoding FGGY family carbohydrate kinase: MKPSHSAAAPFFARGSAVRRHADGEGLVWLGLDFGTSKVAAVLIAGDGRVLTVRSRPHRADLPVPQGRAEQDARRTLRCARALVRSLPASLRRRVGGVGIAAQMHGVLLVDRRGRPLTPLVTWQDARAIERPGWLAGLRRRARRMLQAGYGAVTLAWWRRSRIAPSRGAALALNIGDVVVAELCGLPRPPMTESIADSWGVYDSLRHRWDRAALARLHVPLRWLPGVVSNGSAAGTVSAQAARAWGLPAGIPVTAAVGDQAAAAFATVREPAQEIAVTVGTGAQAAVVCRRCPRSRPSGARWEYRPYFGGQWLCTAASLNGGAAWRWLAELVQDWCAAATGRRPPRGEVFGRLNRLGRRARREVLVDPCWFGERGEEGRTGRIERLGPIPPRLGELARGVARGIARNLRERLPAIALRGRRRIVASGNALRRNPLLRDMVRREFGLPMALSPAAEETAVGAALLARELTAPRRNRTRHLFDRRTARRR; encoded by the coding sequence ATGAAGCCAAGCCATAGTGCCGCGGCGCCGTTCTTCGCTCGCGGCTCAGCGGTGCGCCGCCATGCGGACGGGGAAGGGCTGGTGTGGCTCGGTTTGGATTTTGGTACCAGCAAGGTGGCCGCGGTGCTCATCGCCGGCGACGGACGGGTGCTTACGGTGCGATCGCGGCCGCATCGCGCGGACCTGCCGGTGCCGCAGGGCCGCGCGGAACAAGACGCTCGCCGCACTCTGCGTTGTGCGCGCGCGCTGGTTCGCTCGCTGCCGGCGTCGCTACGGCGGCGTGTCGGCGGGGTGGGTATTGCGGCGCAAATGCACGGCGTGCTGCTGGTTGACCGTCGGGGACGGCCGCTCACACCGCTGGTCACCTGGCAGGACGCGCGGGCGATCGAGCGGCCCGGCTGGCTGGCGGGACTGCGGCGTCGAGCGCGCCGCATGCTGCAGGCCGGCTACGGTGCGGTGACGCTGGCGTGGTGGCGGCGCTCGCGGATTGCGCCCTCGCGCGGCGCAGCGCTCGCGTTGAACATCGGCGACGTGGTGGTCGCGGAGTTGTGCGGGCTCCCCCGGCCGCCGATGACAGAGTCCATCGCCGACTCGTGGGGGGTGTATGACTCGCTGCGGCACCGGTGGGACCGCGCCGCCCTTGCACGGCTGCACGTGCCGCTGCGGTGGTTGCCGGGCGTGGTTTCGAACGGAAGTGCGGCGGGAACCGTGAGTGCACAGGCCGCCCGGGCGTGGGGACTGCCCGCCGGCATCCCCGTCACCGCGGCGGTGGGGGACCAGGCGGCCGCTGCGTTCGCGACGGTGCGCGAGCCGGCGCAGGAGATCGCCGTCACGGTGGGGACCGGCGCGCAGGCGGCGGTCGTGTGCCGTCGGTGCCCGCGGTCGCGACCGAGCGGAGCGCGCTGGGAGTACCGGCCCTATTTCGGTGGGCAGTGGCTGTGCACCGCCGCCTCGCTGAACGGTGGGGCGGCGTGGCGCTGGCTGGCGGAGCTCGTACAGGACTGGTGCGCTGCCGCAACGGGCCGGCGTCCGCCGCGCGGCGAGGTGTTTGGCCGGCTCAACCGTCTCGGCCGGAGGGCCCGCCGCGAGGTGCTCGTGGACCCCTGTTGGTTCGGAGAGCGGGGCGAGGAGGGGCGGACCGGCCGGATCGAGCGGCTCGGTCCGATCCCACCGCGACTCGGTGAACTGGCGCGTGGGGTGGCTCGAGGCATTGCGCGCAATCTCCGGGAGCGGTTGCCGGCGATCGCGCTGCGCGGCCGGCGCCGCATCGTCGCCAGCGGGAATGCGCTGCGTCGCAACCCGCTGCTGCGCGATATGGTGCGGCGCGAGTTCGGACTGCCGATGGCGCTGTCGCCTGCGGCGGAAGAAACTGCCGTCGGCGCAGCGCTGCTCGCGCGCGAGCTCACTGCGCCGCGGCGGAATCGGACCCGCCACCTGTTCGATCGGCGCACAGCCAGACGGCGCTGA
- the hrpB gene encoding ATP-dependent helicase HrpB → MHTALPIVELRDELLDAMRVARRAVVCAPTGSGKSTQIPQMLVDGGVAPGQVVVLQPRRLAARLLAARVARERGGTPGEEVGYQVRFETLCGPSTRIRYVTEGVLLRQMLDDPLLQGVSVVIFDEFHERHLYGDVTLALALELQEGPRPDLRLIVMSATLTPEPLRAYLGDARLLQSPGRAHPVEIRYRAPDPRRGPSPPVWEQAADAWAEWARAGGDGVALIFMPGHWEIRRTIEAVLSRPEARGWAVLPLHGDLPPAQQEEAVAAGGGRRVIVATNVAETSITIEGVRLVVDSGLARIARYDPARGMDTLLIERISRAAADQRAGRAGRTGPGLCIRLWSERDQAARPAAETPEVLRVDLSEVALLLKAAGVRDLAEFRWLDAPSAERLRCAETLLQALGALDEQGDITPLGRRLLAFPVHPRHARMLLEAARRGATAPVAAVAAMIQGRDFWLPRVPREVETRRRELFVSDHDATDFAPRLRALAWAERQRWNPAAGAALGLHMAAAREAAALRDRFLSIARADGLPVPDAAPDDAELRRCVLAAFADRVARRLDAGTLRCRLVHGRRGELARSSIVREAPLLVAAEVRETQGREIEVVLSLVTAIEEAWLHELAPGAIRERSVVEWDPAARRVVGWRERVYHDLPLQRAPAEPDAAQAAELLAAAVLRGDAAPPGWDEPVRRWRRRVELVARFVPEAGVRELTEEDLRAALVDACRGALSARDLRDRSWLAAVKRQMPATHVAAVERLAPERVELTPAGRPVRVNYDDTGEPWIAATIQQLYGVERLPAILGGRLTPVLHVLAPNQRAVQITRDLAAFWQREYPNLRAQLARRYPKHEWR, encoded by the coding sequence GTGCACACCGCTCTTCCTATTGTCGAACTTCGTGACGAACTGCTCGATGCGATGCGAGTCGCTCGTCGTGCGGTGGTCTGCGCACCCACCGGTTCCGGCAAGTCCACGCAGATTCCGCAAATGCTCGTGGACGGCGGCGTCGCGCCCGGCCAGGTGGTCGTGCTGCAGCCACGCCGGCTCGCCGCGCGACTGCTGGCCGCGAGGGTCGCCCGCGAGCGCGGCGGCACGCCCGGGGAAGAAGTCGGATACCAAGTGCGATTCGAGACGCTCTGCGGACCGTCCACGCGGATCCGCTACGTCACCGAGGGTGTGCTGCTGCGCCAAATGCTCGACGATCCACTGCTGCAGGGAGTTTCGGTGGTCATCTTTGACGAGTTTCACGAGCGTCACCTTTACGGGGACGTGACACTGGCGCTGGCGCTCGAGCTGCAGGAGGGGCCACGGCCCGACCTGCGGCTGATCGTGATGAGCGCCACGCTCACACCGGAGCCGCTGCGCGCCTATCTCGGCGACGCCCGCCTGTTGCAGTCGCCGGGACGCGCGCACCCGGTCGAGATTCGATACCGCGCCCCCGACCCGCGACGCGGCCCTTCACCGCCGGTCTGGGAGCAGGCCGCCGATGCCTGGGCGGAATGGGCGCGCGCCGGCGGCGACGGCGTCGCACTGATTTTCATGCCCGGCCACTGGGAAATCCGCCGCACGATCGAGGCGGTTCTCAGCCGCCCCGAAGCCCGCGGGTGGGCGGTGTTGCCGTTGCACGGCGACCTGCCGCCGGCACAGCAGGAGGAGGCGGTCGCTGCCGGCGGTGGCCGGCGCGTCATCGTCGCCACAAATGTCGCCGAAACCTCGATCACGATCGAGGGCGTGCGATTGGTGGTGGACAGCGGCCTCGCCCGGATCGCCCGGTACGACCCCGCCCGCGGCATGGACACGCTGCTGATCGAGCGCATCAGCCGTGCCGCCGCCGACCAGCGCGCCGGCCGCGCTGGCCGCACGGGTCCCGGCCTGTGTATCCGGCTGTGGTCCGAACGTGATCAGGCGGCGCGACCGGCGGCGGAGACGCCGGAGGTTCTGCGAGTGGACCTCAGCGAGGTCGCGCTGTTGTTGAAAGCTGCCGGCGTGCGCGATCTGGCCGAGTTCCGCTGGCTGGACGCGCCTTCCGCGGAGCGCCTGCGGTGCGCGGAAACCCTGCTGCAGGCGCTCGGGGCGCTCGACGAACAAGGCGACATCACTCCCCTCGGCCGCCGTCTGCTCGCGTTTCCGGTGCATCCACGCCACGCACGGATGTTGTTGGAGGCTGCACGCCGTGGCGCCACCGCGCCGGTCGCGGCGGTGGCGGCGATGATCCAGGGGCGCGACTTCTGGTTGCCGCGTGTACCGCGGGAGGTCGAGACGCGTCGCAGGGAACTGTTCGTGTCCGACCACGACGCGACGGACTTCGCACCGCGCCTGCGGGCGCTCGCGTGGGCTGAACGCCAGCGTTGGAATCCGGCGGCAGGGGCCGCGCTCGGTCTCCACATGGCCGCCGCGCGCGAGGCCGCCGCGCTGCGGGACCGGTTCCTCTCGATCGCGCGGGCGGACGGGCTGCCGGTCCCCGACGCCGCGCCGGACGATGCTGAACTTCGCCGCTGCGTGCTGGCCGCGTTCGCGGACCGTGTCGCGCGCCGCCTTGACGCCGGCACGCTGCGCTGCCGGCTCGTCCACGGTCGGCGCGGCGAGCTGGCGCGATCGAGCATCGTGCGCGAGGCCCCGTTGCTGGTCGCCGCGGAGGTTCGCGAAACACAGGGCCGGGAGATCGAAGTGGTGCTCTCGCTCGTGACCGCGATCGAGGAGGCGTGGCTGCACGAGCTGGCGCCCGGCGCCATCCGGGAGCGCAGCGTCGTTGAGTGGGACCCCGCCGCCCGCCGCGTCGTTGGCTGGCGGGAGCGGGTGTACCACGACCTGCCGCTCCAGCGGGCCCCGGCCGAACCGGATGCCGCACAGGCCGCGGAGCTGCTGGCGGCCGCAGTACTGCGAGGCGACGCGGCACCGCCGGGGTGGGACGAGCCCGTGCGGCGCTGGCGGCGCCGGGTGGAGCTGGTGGCCCGGTTCGTGCCGGAGGCCGGTGTGCGCGAACTCACCGAGGAGGATCTCCGTGCCGCTCTCGTCGATGCGTGCCGCGGCGCGCTCAGCGCGCGAGATCTGCGCGACCGATCGTGGCTGGCGGCAGTAAAACGGCAGATGCCAGCCACCCACGTCGCGGCAGTGGAACGGCTGGCGCCGGAACGCGTCGAGCTGACCCCGGCCGGCCGGCCGGTGCGCGTGAACTACGACGACACCGGCGAACCATGGATCGCAGCGACGATCCAGCAGCTGTATGGCGTTGAGCGCCTGCCGGCGATTCTCGGCGGACGGCTGACCCCCGTACTGCACGTGCTGGCACCGAACCAGCGAGCGGTGCAGATCACGCGCGACCTCGCCGCGTTCTGGCAGCGGGAGTATCCAAACCTTCGCGCACAGCTCGCACGGCGGTATCCGAAGCACGAATGGCGCTGA